From a single Pseudomonas sp. A34-9 genomic region:
- the bfr gene encoding bacterioferritin, with protein sequence MQGHPDVIDYLNTLLTGELAARDQYFVHSRMYEDWGFTKLYERINHEMEEEAGHADALMRRILMLEGTPRMRPDDLDVGTTVPEMLEADLRLEYKVRAALCKGIELCEQHKDYVSREILRVQLNDTEEDHTYWLEKQLGLIKLIGLENYLQSHTS encoded by the coding sequence ATGCAAGGCCACCCAGACGTTATCGATTACCTCAACACGTTGCTGACCGGCGAACTGGCCGCGCGTGATCAATATTTTGTTCATTCGCGGATGTATGAGGACTGGGGGTTCACCAAGCTCTACGAGCGAATCAACCATGAAATGGAAGAAGAGGCCGGTCACGCTGATGCGTTGATGCGCCGTATTCTGATGCTTGAAGGCACCCCGCGTATGCGTCCGGACGATCTGGATGTGGGTACAACCGTGCCGGAGATGCTCGAAGCGGATCTGCGCCTTGAATACAAAGTTCGTGCTGCGCTGTGCAAAGGCATCGAGCTGTGCGAACAGCACAAAGACTATGTCAGCCGCGAGATCCTGCGGGTTCAGCTCAACGACACCGAAGAAGACCACACCTACTGGCTGGAAAAGCAGTTGGGCCTGATCAAGCTGATCGGCCTTGAGAACTACCTGCAATCTCACACTTCCTGA
- a CDS encoding catalase, producing the protein MSQIKTLTTASGAPVADNQNSRSAGPRGPLLLDDFHLIEKLAHFNRENIPERRVHAKGSGAYGTFTVTRDITDYTSAKLFESVGKQTPTFLRFSTVGGERGSADTERDPRGFALKFYTEEGNWDIVGNNTPVFFIRDPLKFPDFIHTQKRLPQSNLKSAQMMWDFWSHSPEALHQVTILFSDRGIPDGYRHMHGFGSHTYSLISAKGERHWVKWHYKTKQGIKNLAPADAARLAGTDPDYAQRDLFEAIERGDFPKWCVCIQIMTEAQAAAHYENPFDVTKTWSQKEFPLIEVGELELNRNPQNYFAEVEQAAFGPSNMVPGVGLSPDRMLQGRVFAYADAHRYRVGTNHQQLPVNAPRSPVNTYQRDGSMAFGSNGGAAPNYEPNSYIESPKQAPHYAEPALALSGAADRYDHREDTDYYSHAGALFRLMSDEQKALLVSNIAGAMAGVSSDVVDRQLQHFYKADPAYGEAIAKLLNVQLNEV; encoded by the coding sequence ATGAGCCAGATCAAAACGCTTACGACCGCCAGTGGCGCACCTGTCGCGGATAACCAGAATTCTCGCTCCGCCGGCCCGCGTGGCCCGCTGCTACTCGACGATTTCCATCTGATCGAGAAGCTTGCGCACTTCAACCGTGAAAATATCCCTGAGCGTCGCGTCCATGCGAAAGGCTCGGGTGCTTATGGCACGTTCACCGTTACTCGTGACATCACTGATTACACCAGCGCCAAGCTGTTTGAATCCGTTGGCAAGCAAACCCCGACTTTCCTGCGCTTTTCTACAGTGGGTGGAGAACGTGGTTCGGCGGATACCGAGCGTGACCCACGCGGCTTTGCCCTGAAGTTTTACACCGAAGAAGGCAATTGGGACATTGTGGGTAACAACACGCCCGTGTTCTTCATTCGTGATCCGCTTAAATTCCCTGACTTCATCCACACGCAAAAACGCTTGCCGCAAAGCAACCTGAAAAGCGCGCAGATGATGTGGGACTTCTGGTCACATTCACCTGAGGCGCTGCATCAGGTCACCATCCTGTTTTCTGACCGCGGCATTCCTGACGGCTATCGTCATATGCACGGCTTCGGCAGTCACACCTACAGCTTGATCAGCGCTAAAGGTGAGCGTCACTGGGTGAAGTGGCACTACAAGACAAAGCAAGGGATCAAGAACCTGGCGCCGGCTGATGCAGCGCGCTTGGCAGGTACCGATCCAGATTACGCGCAGCGCGATCTGTTTGAAGCGATTGAGCGCGGCGACTTCCCGAAATGGTGCGTGTGCATTCAGATCATGACCGAGGCGCAAGCCGCGGCGCACTACGAGAACCCTTTCGATGTGACCAAAACCTGGTCGCAAAAAGAATTTCCGTTGATCGAAGTTGGCGAGCTGGAGTTGAACCGTAACCCGCAGAACTACTTCGCTGAAGTCGAGCAAGCTGCGTTTGGCCCAAGCAACATGGTACCGGGTGTCGGCCTGTCGCCGGATCGTATGCTGCAAGGTCGCGTATTCGCGTACGCCGATGCTCACCGCTACCGTGTGGGTACCAATCACCAGCAACTGCCGGTGAACGCTCCGCGCAGTCCGGTCAATACCTACCAGCGCGACGGTTCAATGGCTTTCGGCAGTAACGGTGGTGCAGCGCCAAACTACGAACCGAACAGTTATATCGAGTCGCCGAAACAAGCTCCGCATTATGCCGAGCCTGCGCTGGCCCTGAGTGGTGCGGCCGATCGCTACGATCACCGCGAAGACACCGATTACTACAGCCACGCCGGTGCGCTGTTTCGTTTGATGAGCGACGAACAGAAAGCATTGCTGGTAAGCAACATCGCCGGTGCTATGGCAGGCGTTTCCAGTGATGTGGTCGACCGCCAGCTGCAGCATTTTTATAAAGCCGATCCGGCGTATGGAGAAGCAATCGCAAAGCTGCTCAACGTACAGCTTAACGAAGTCTAA
- the rplQ gene encoding 50S ribosomal protein L17 gives MRHRKSGRHLSRTSSHRKAMFQNMAVSLFEHELIKTTLPKAKELRRVAEPLITLAKTDSLANRRLAFDRTRSKAIVGKLFNDLGKRYATREGGYLRILKCGFRTGDNAPMAYVELVDRATAGEAVSAE, from the coding sequence ATGCGTCATCGTAAAAGTGGTCGTCACCTGAGCCGCACCAGCTCGCACCGCAAGGCCATGTTTCAAAACATGGCGGTGTCGCTGTTCGAGCACGAGCTGATCAAAACTACTCTGCCAAAAGCCAAAGAACTGCGTCGCGTTGCTGAGCCGCTGATCACTCTGGCCAAGACAGACAGCCTGGCTAACCGCCGTCTGGCTTTCGACCGTACTCGTTCGAAAGCCATCGTTGGTAAGCTCTTCAACGACCTGGGCAAGCGTTACGCTACCCGTGAGGGTGGCTACCTGCGCATCCTCAAGTGCGGTTTCCGCACTGGCGACAACGCGCCTATGGCGTACGTCGAGTTGGTTGATCGTGCTACTGCTGGCGAAGCTGTATCCGCCGAGTAA
- the rpoA gene encoding DNA-directed RNA polymerase subunit alpha — MQISVNEFLTPRHIDVQVVSPTRAKITLEPLERGFGHTLGNALRRILLSSMPGCAVVEAEIDGVLHEYSAIEGVQEDVIEILLNLKGLAIKLHGRDEVTLTLSKKGSGVVTAADIQLDHDVEIVNPDHVIANLASNGALNMKLTVARGRGYEPADSRQSDEDESRSIGRLQLDSSFSPVRRIAYVVENARVEQRTNLDKLVIDLETNGTLDPEEAIRRAATILQQQLAAFVDLKGDSEPVVVEQEDEIDPILLRPVDDLELTVRSANCLKAENIYYIGDLIQRTEVELLKTPNLGKKSLTEIKDVLASRGLSLGMRLDNWPPASLKKDDKATA; from the coding sequence ATGCAGATTTCGGTAAATGAGTTCCTGACACCCCGCCATATTGATGTGCAGGTTGTCAGTCCAACCCGCGCCAAGATCACTCTCGAGCCTCTCGAGCGTGGTTTTGGCCACACCCTGGGCAACGCGCTGCGCCGCATCCTGTTGTCCTCAATGCCCGGCTGCGCAGTAGTCGAGGCCGAGATTGACGGTGTGCTCCACGAGTACAGCGCCATCGAAGGTGTACAGGAAGACGTAATTGAAATCCTGTTGAACCTTAAAGGTCTGGCCATCAAGCTGCACGGTCGTGACGAAGTTACGCTGACCTTGTCGAAGAAGGGTTCGGGGGTGGTTACCGCTGCCGATATTCAGCTGGATCATGATGTCGAGATCGTTAATCCCGATCACGTAATCGCTAACCTGGCGTCTAACGGCGCCCTGAACATGAAGCTCACCGTAGCTCGTGGTCGTGGTTATGAACCAGCAGACTCGCGTCAGAGCGATGAAGACGAAAGCCGCAGCATCGGTCGCTTGCAGCTCGACTCTTCGTTCAGCCCGGTTCGCCGTATCGCATACGTGGTGGAAAACGCCCGTGTCGAGCAGCGTACTAACCTGGACAAGCTGGTTATTGATCTGGAAACCAACGGTACTCTGGATCCTGAAGAGGCTATCCGCCGCGCTGCAACCATTCTGCAACAGCAGTTGGCTGCGTTCGTCGACCTCAAAGGTGACAGTGAGCCAGTGGTTGTCGAGCAGGAAGACGAGATCGATCCGATCCTGCTTCGCCCGGTTGACGATCTGGAACTGACTGTACGTTCGGCTAACTGCCTTAAGGCGGAAAACATCTACTACATCGGTGACCTGATCCAGCGCACCGAAGTGGAGCTGTTGAAGACTCCGAACCTGGGCAAGAAATCCTTGACTGAAATCAAGGACGTTCTGGCCTCCCGCGGTCTGTCCCTCGGCATGCGCCTCGACAACTGGCCGCCTGCAAGTCTTAAGAAGGACGACAAGGCGACTGCCTGA
- the rpsD gene encoding 30S ribosomal protein S4, whose amino-acid sequence MARYIGPKCKLARREGTDLFLKSGVRAIESKCNIEAAPGIHGQRRGRQSDYGTQLREKQKVRRIYGVLERQFSGYYKEAAGKKGATGENLLQLLECRLDNVVYRMGFGSTRAESRQLVSHKSISVNGQTVNVPSYQVRAGDVVAVREKAKNQLRIVQALDLCAQRGRVEWVEVDTEKKSGVFKNVPARSDLSADINESLIVELYSK is encoded by the coding sequence ATGGCTCGTTACATTGGTCCAAAATGCAAACTCGCTCGTCGCGAAGGCACCGATCTCTTCCTGAAGAGCGGCGTGCGCGCGATCGAATCGAAGTGCAACATTGAAGCAGCACCTGGTATCCACGGCCAACGCCGCGGTCGCCAGTCCGACTACGGCACCCAACTGCGTGAAAAGCAGAAGGTCCGTCGTATCTACGGCGTTCTCGAGCGTCAGTTCAGCGGCTACTACAAAGAAGCTGCTGGCAAGAAAGGTGCAACCGGTGAAAACCTGCTGCAACTGCTCGAATGCCGTCTGGACAACGTCGTATATCGTATGGGCTTTGGTTCGACTCGTGCTGAATCCCGTCAACTGGTATCGCACAAGTCGATCAGCGTTAACGGTCAGACCGTAAACGTTCCGTCGTATCAGGTTCGTGCTGGTGACGTGGTTGCAGTTCGCGAGAAAGCAAAAAACCAGCTTCGCATTGTCCAAGCTCTCGATCTGTGTGCCCAACGTGGCCGCGTAGAATGGGTAGAAGTAGACACTGAGAAGAAGTCGGGCGTTTTCAAGAACGTTCCTGCTCGCAGTGATCTGTCCGCCGACATCAACGAAAGCCTGATTGTCGAGCTCTACTCCAAGTAA
- the rpsK gene encoding 30S ribosomal protein S11: MAKPAARPRKKVKKTVVDGIAHIHASFNNTIVTITDRQGNALSWATSGGSGFRGSRKSTPFAAQVAAERAGQAALEYGLKNLDVNVKGPGPGRESAVRALNGCGYKIASITDVTPIPHNGCRPPKKRRV, encoded by the coding sequence ATGGCAAAACCTGCTGCTCGTCCTCGTAAAAAAGTTAAAAAGACAGTGGTTGATGGCATCGCCCACATCCATGCTTCTTTTAACAACACAATCGTGACCATCACCGACCGTCAAGGTAACGCGCTTTCTTGGGCTACCTCTGGTGGTTCGGGTTTCCGCGGTTCCCGCAAGTCCACCCCGTTCGCTGCTCAAGTAGCTGCTGAACGTGCTGGTCAAGCTGCGCTGGAATATGGCCTGAAAAACCTCGACGTCAACGTCAAAGGTCCAGGTCCAGGTCGTGAATCCGCAGTCCGCGCTTTGAACGGCTGTGGCTACAAGATCGCCAGCATCACCGACGTGACGCCAATCCCGCACAACGGGTGCCGTCCGCCGAAGAAGCGCCGCGTGTAA